One genomic segment of Brassica napus cultivar Da-Ae chromosome A3, Da-Ae, whole genome shotgun sequence includes these proteins:
- the LOC106438952 gene encoding putative 4-hydroxy-4-methyl-2-oxoglutarate aldolase 2, which produces MAFVTTAEVCDANQDLIRSGQLRALQPCFQIYGRRQIFSGPVVTVKVFEDNGLIRQFLEEKGNGRVLVVDGGGSLRCAILGGNPVVQAQNNGWAGIIVNGCIRDVDEINGCDIGVRALASHPIKASKKGLGEQRVPLNIAGTRICDGEWLYADTDGILVSHIELSV; this is translated from the exons ATGGCGTTTGTGACCACTGCAGAAGTATGTGACGCGAATCAAGATCTGATCCGTAGTGGCCAGCTCAGAGCTCTGCAACCCTGTTTCCAGATTTACGGTCGTCGTCAAATATTCTCAGGTCCTGTAGTTACCGTCAAAGTGTTTGAAGACAATGGCTTGATCCGTCAGTTTCTTGAAGAGAAAG GCAATGGAAGAGTCCTTGTGGTGGATGGTGGAGGAAGTCTACGCTGTGCCATACTTGGAGGAAACCCGGTAGTACAAGCTCAGAACAACGGGTGGGCGGGGATCATAGTGAACGGTTGCATCAGAGACGTTGATGAGATCAATGGTTGCGACATTGGAGTGAGAGCTTTAGCTTCTCATCCTATAAAGGCTAGTAAGAAAGGACTTGGTGAACAAAGAGTCCCTCTCAACATAGCAGGCACTAGGATCTGCGATGGCGAGTGGCTTTACGCAGATACTGATGGCATCCTTGTTTC
- the LOC106438951 gene encoding isopentenyl-diphosphate Delta-isomerase II, chloroplastic, producing MSASSLFNFPLIRLRSLSHLPLSSLRSVSVPISQRKLPTFRAFSGTAMTADAKDAGMDAVQRRLMFEDECILVDETDRVVGHDSKYNCHLMENIEAKNLLHRAFSVFLFNSNYELLLQQRSKAKVTFPLVWTNTCCSHPLYRESELIEENTLGVRNAAQRKLLDELGIVAEDVPVDEFTPLGRMLYKAPSDGKWGEHELDYLLFIVRDVKVQPNPDEVADIKYVSREELKELVKKADAGEEGLKLSPWFRLVVDNFLMKWWDHVEKGTLSEAVDMKTIHKL from the exons ATGTCTGCTTCTTCTTTATTTAATTTCCCATTGATTCGCCTCAGATCTCTCTCACATCTCCCTCTCTCATCGCTCCGATCCGTTTCCGTTCCCATTTCACAGAGAAAGTTGCCGACTTTTCGAGCTTTCTCCGGTACCGCAATGACGGCAGATGCTAAAGATGCTGGAATGGATGCTGTTCAGAGACGCCTCATGTTTGAGGACGA atgcATTCTTGTTGATGAAACTGATCGTGTTGTGGGGCATGACAGCAAATATAATT GTCATCTGATGGAGAATATTGAAGCTAAGAATTTGCTTCACAGGGCCTTTAGTGTATTTTTATTCAACTCCAACTATGAGTTGCTTCTCCAG CAAAGGTCGAAAGCAAAGGTGACTTTCCCTCTGGTGTGGACAAACACTTGTTGCAGCCACCCTCTTTACCGTGAATCTGAGCTTATCGAGGAAAATACACTCG GAGTGAGGAATGCTGCACAGAGAAAGCTTCTTGACGAGCTCGGTATTGTAGCTGAAGATGTACCAGTCGACGAGTTCACCCCCTTGGGACGTATGCTTTACAAGGCTCCTTCTGATGGCAAATGGGGAGAGCACGAAC TGGACTACTTGCTGTTCATTGTGAGGGATGTTAAGGTCCAACCAAACCCGGATGAAGTAGCGGATATAAAGTATGTGAGCAGGGAAGAGCTGAAGGAGCTGGTGAAGAAAGCAGATGCGGGGGAGGAAGGTTTGAAGTTGTCTCCGTGGTTCAGATTGGTGGTGGATAACTTCTTGATGAAGTGGTGGGATCATGTTGAGAAAGGGACTCTGAGTGAAGCTGTTGACATGAAAACCATCCACAAACTCTGA
- the LOC106443865 gene encoding tyrosine-protein phosphatase DSP3 isoform X2 has protein sequence MCLIMEAAEDHVDGGVLAAPSNFSMVEDGIYRSGFPKPENFGFLTTLNLRSIIYLCPEPYTEENLKFLEANNIKLFQFGIEGKTDPPTLMPKDTVLDALKVLVDVRNHPILIHCKAGKHRTGCLVGCLRKVQSWCLSSVLEEYQKNAGLKWRQRDLNFIEAFDTLSLRQCLLSIMYRYHGYGFKRKRLLHEEENVQTPKLQAAKV, from the exons ATGTGTTTGATAATGGAAGCGGCGGAAGATCACGTCGACGGTGGTGTTTTAGCTGCGCCGTCGAATTTCTCGATGGTCGAAGACGGGATTTACCGGTCCGGGTTTCCTAAACCGGAGAATTTCGGTTTTCTCACAACTCTAAATCTTCGTTCCATCAT CTATCTTTGTCCTGAGCCATACACTGAGGAGAATCTCAAGTTTCTTGAGGCTAACAACATTAAGCTTTTCCAATTTGGAATCGAAGGCAAAACG GATCCTCCAACTCTTATGCCAAAAGATACAGTTTTGGATGCTCTCAAAGTCTTAGTTG ATGTAAGAAACCATCCTATTCTCATACACTGCAAAGCCGGAAAG CATAGGACAGGTTGTTTGGTGGGATGCTTGAGGAAAGTACAGAGCTGGTGTTTATCATCTGTGCTTGAGGAATACCAGAAGAACGCTGGTTTGAAGTGGAGACAAAGGGATTTGAATTTCATTGAGGCGTTTGATACCCTGAGCTTGAGGCAGTGTCTATTGAGCATCATGTATCGTTATCACGGCTATGGCTTCAAGAGGAAAAGGCTTCTCCATGAAGAAGAGAATGTCCAGACGCCGAAACTGCAGGCTGCTAAAGTTTGA
- the LOC106443865 gene encoding tyrosine-protein phosphatase DSP3 isoform X1, translated as MCLIMEAAEDHVDGGVLAAPSNFSMVEDGIYRSGFPKPENFGFLTTLNLRSIIYLCPEPYTEENLKFLEANNIKLFQFGIEGKTVRFCFLLIFESLLIFFFITESVMILQDPPTLMPKDTVLDALKVLVDVRNHPILIHCKAGKHRTGCLVGCLRKVQSWCLSSVLEEYQKNAGLKWRQRDLNFIEAFDTLSLRQCLLSIMYRYHGYGFKRKRLLHEEENVQTPKLQAAKV; from the exons ATGTGTTTGATAATGGAAGCGGCGGAAGATCACGTCGACGGTGGTGTTTTAGCTGCGCCGTCGAATTTCTCGATGGTCGAAGACGGGATTTACCGGTCCGGGTTTCCTAAACCGGAGAATTTCGGTTTTCTCACAACTCTAAATCTTCGTTCCATCAT CTATCTTTGTCCTGAGCCATACACTGAGGAGAATCTCAAGTTTCTTGAGGCTAACAACATTAAGCTTTTCCAATTTGGAATCGAAGGCAAAACGGTgcgtttttgtttcttgttgatCTTTGAGTCactgttgatttttttttttataactgaatCGGTTATGATTTTGCAGGATCCTCCAACTCTTATGCCAAAAGATACAGTTTTGGATGCTCTCAAAGTCTTAGTTG ATGTAAGAAACCATCCTATTCTCATACACTGCAAAGCCGGAAAG CATAGGACAGGTTGTTTGGTGGGATGCTTGAGGAAAGTACAGAGCTGGTGTTTATCATCTGTGCTTGAGGAATACCAGAAGAACGCTGGTTTGAAGTGGAGACAAAGGGATTTGAATTTCATTGAGGCGTTTGATACCCTGAGCTTGAGGCAGTGTCTATTGAGCATCATGTATCGTTATCACGGCTATGGCTTCAAGAGGAAAAGGCTTCTCCATGAAGAAGAGAATGTCCAGACGCCGAAACTGCAGGCTGCTAAAGTTTGA
- the LOC125606968 gene encoding receptor-like kinase LIP2, producing MHCFPCFSTPRNKKSSSSDEANNNEVKLHERRQPDEAEQSEETTLKIFSFRELATATKNFRQECLLGEGGFGRVYKGTLKSTGQVVAVKQLDKHGLHGNKEFQTEVLSLGQLDHPNLVKLVGYCADGDQRLLVYDYISGGTLEDNLQEPKPDRQPMDWTMRMQIAYGAAQGLEYLHDKVDPPVIYRDLKASNILLDDDLCPKLCDFGLHKLGPGTGDKMMALSSRVMGTYGYSAPEYTRGGTLTTKSDVYSFGVVLLELITGRKALDTTKPNDEQNLVSWAQPIFRDPKRYPDMVDPILKKKFSERGLNQAVAIASMCVQEEPTARPLISDVMVALSFLSMSTEDGIPTAVPMLSFKDKSMSIALSRHDSNLVSPTPEVATEDDKSSTSSDEDSSTDNEKEMMSKKKKKKLEEEDSLTESDDGSDSNSDDEHEKDQESQPPKPVDEKNQAQSLKIKYRYSWEDVDINEGRLSSKSSQKSNDGGSISSGYESNKDHDDLPKEKEEKEEDHTHLEHMQSSKTDDSQSVYFDDDDDSGDDNEEVSLHRVKSEVEVGSFEDDSGASLHHTES from the exons ATGCACTGCTTCCCGTGTTTTTCTACGCCTAGGAATAAAAAATCTTCAAGTTCCGACGAGGCTAACAACAACGAAGTCAAACTGCATG agAGGAGACAACCAGATGAAGCAGAGCAATCAGAAGAAACCACGTTGAAGATATTCAGTTTCCGGGAATTAGCAACAGCGACAAAGAATTTCCGGCAAGAATGTTTGTTAGGAGAAGGTGGATTCGGTAGGGTTTACAAAGGAACCCTTAAATCTACTGGCCAG GTGGTGGCTGTAAAGCAACTAGACAAGCATGGATTGCATGGGAACAAAGAGTTTCAAACTGAGGTCTTGTCATTAGGTCAACTTGATCATCCCAATCTTGTTAAGCTTGTAGGGTATTGCGCCGATGGAGATCAAAGGCTTTTGGTCTATGACTATATCTCTGGAGGTACCCTTGAAGACAATCTTCAAG AGCCAAAACCAGACCGTCAACCGATGGATTGGACAATGAGGATGCAGATAGCATATGGCGCAGCGCAAGGACTTGAATACTTGCACGATAAAGTGGATCCACCAGTGATATACCGTGATTTAAAAGCTTCAAACATTTTGTTGGACGATGACTTGTGTCCCAAGCTTTGTGACTTTGGCCTTCATAAGCTAGGACCAGGGACGGGTGATAAGATGATGGCTTTATCTTCTCGTGTAATGGGAACTTACGGTTACTCCGCGCCTGAGTATACTCGAGGAGGAACTCTCACCACGAAATCAGATGTCTATAGCTTTGGAGTTGTGTTGCTTGAACTCATCACTGGTCGAAAAGCTCTTGATACTACTAAACCTAATGATGAACAAAACTTAGTTTCATGg GCACAACCGATATTTAGAGATCCAAAGAGATATCCTGATATGGTAGATCCAATATTGAAGAAGAAATTTTCAGAGAGAGGCTTAAACCAAGCAGTTGCAATAGCTTCAATGTGTGTGCAAGAGGAACCAACGGCTCGTCCTTTGATAAGCGATGTAATGGTTGCACTTAGCTTCCTTTCAATGTCAACAGAAGATGGGATTCCCACAGCAGTTCCCATGTTATCCTTCAAGGACAAAAGCATGTCTATAGCCTTGAGCCGGCATGATTCAAATCTTGTGTCTCCTACTCCTGAGGTAGCTACTGAAGATGACAAGTCTAGTACATCATCAGATGAAGATTCATCTACGGACAATGAAAAGGAGATGatgagtaagaagaagaagaagaaacttgagGAGGAAGATAGCTTGACCGAATCTGATGATGGGTCTGATTCTAACTCAGATGATGAACATGAAAAGGACCAAGAGAGTCAACCACCAAAGCCTGTTGACGAGAAGAACCAGGCGCAGAGCTTGAAGATAAAGTATCGATATAGTTGGGAAGACGTGGATATTAATGAGGGGAGGCTAAGCAGTAAAAGCAGCCAAAAATCAAATGATGGAGGAAGCATCTCTTCGGGATATGAGAGCAACAAAGATCATGATGATTTGCCTaaggagaaggaggagaaagAGGAAGATCATACTCATCTTGAGCACATGCAAAGCTCAAAAACTGATGATAGTCAAAGTGTTtactttgatgatgatgatgattcaggAGATGATAATGAAGAAGTCTCTTTGCATCGTGTAAAATCAGAGGTTGAGGTTGGTTCTTTCGAAGATGACAGTGGAGCTTCTTTGCACCATACTGAATCATAG
- the LOC106438953 gene encoding LOW QUALITY PROTEIN: zinc finger CCCH domain-containing protein 33 (The sequence of the model RefSeq protein was modified relative to this genomic sequence to represent the inferred CDS: inserted 1 base in 1 codon), producing MSSXSPLMINQEAMWQMNLSSDETMELGSYPERPGEPDCSYYIRTGLCRFGSTCRFNHPRDRELVIATARMRGEYPERIGQPECEYYLKTGTCKFGVTCKFHHPRNKAGIAGRVSLNMLGYHLRSNEVDCAYFLRTGHCKFGATCKFNHPQPQPTTNLMVPTSGQQQSYPWSRASFIPTPRWQDPSGFTPLMMPQGVVWNPYTGQLGSVSPSGTGNDHNNYRELQQNESGSSVPQGGIYALPSESVFPERPGQPECQFYMKTGDCKFGTVCKFHHPRNRQTPPPDCLLSPIGLPLRPGEPLCVFYSRYRICKFGPSCKFHHPMGVFTYDNTVSETDEVVETTTGHSRRLSVSETRQAATTSGQETTIDTTHQ from the exons ATGTCCT CTTCACCTTTGATGATCAATCAAG AGGCAATGTGGCAAATGAATTTGAGTTCAGACGAAACAATGGAACTAGGTTCTTACCCTGAACGACCAGGAGAGCCTGATTGTTCCTATTACATCAGAACCGGACTTTGTAGATTTGGCTCAACTTGTCGGTTTAACCACCCTCGTGATCGGGAACTG GTTATAGCCACTGCAAGGATGAGAGGAGAATACCCTGAAAGGATCGGTCAGCCTGAATGCGAG TACTATTTGAAGACAGGAACATGCAAGTTTGGAGTAACATGTAAATTTCATCATCCTAGGAACAAAGCTGGGATTGCTGGGCGAGTCTCACTCAATATGTTAGGCTATCATCTACGCTCC AATGAGGTTGATTGTGCTTATTTTCTAAGAACCGGACACTGTAAATTTGGCGCCACTTGTAAATTCAACCATCCTCAGCCTCAACCAACAACCAACCTCATGGTTCCCACTTCAGGCCAACAACAGTCTTATCCTTGGTCAAGAGCTTCTTTCATTCCCACCCCTCGATGGCAAGATCCCTCTGGCTTCACACCATTAATGATGCCTCAAGGAGTTGTATGGAACCCTTACACC GGTCAGCTTGGCTCAGTTTCTCCTTCAGGAACCGGAAATGATCACAACAACTACAGAGAATTGCAGCAAAACGAGTCAGGCTCATCTGTTCCGCAAGGAGGGATCTATGCATTACCAAGTGAAAGTGTCTTCCCGGAGAGACCAGGACAACCTGAATGCCAATTCTACATGAAGACAGGAGACTGCAAATTCGGAACAGTTTGCAAGTTTCATCACCCTAGAAATAGACAAACTCCTCCTCCTGATTGTCTCTTAAGTCCCATTGGCCTCCCTTTACGCCCT GGAGAACCGTTGTGTGTGTTCTATAGTCGCTATAGAATCTGCAAGTTTGGTCCAAGCTGTAAATTTCATCACCCAATGGGGGTATTCACATACGACAACACAGTTTCAGAGACTGATGAGGTTGTGGAAACAACAACCGGACATTCCAGAAGACTCTCAGTTTCTGAAACAAGACAAGCAGCTACCACCTCTGGTCAAGAAACTACCATTGATACTACTCATCAGTGA
- the LOC111214110 gene encoding U-box domain-containing protein 21-like has product MVLPWRSRGGKRPNQLTISDAETKTPAAQFRSSRIELVQSPRVPLTPRAASSICRRLENATAREEHVECFKIVSKIKNLVRESGETNKKCLLQNGVVSALTSCFQRFSSTREEQARLLEEVLSVLTYWLPLSRTEGFTKMGTTASLNRLVQFLNATDAKTRQNAAVCIREVIAVDKKYVYALTDIEGACEGLIKTIRDSVSTKASLMAIYRAVSCDDKIAAKFVKLGLVALIAEMIMNNAEKSVCERCLVVLNVICDNEQGREDVLRNALIVPLLVKKILRVSDLATQCSVSILWKLWRKNGEDHVLLEALQVGAFEKLLVVLQVGCEEKTKERASELLRNLNRCRNEIEKTNCLDSSMRLKNVKKSF; this is encoded by the coding sequence ATGGTGTTACCATGgagatcaagaggaggaaagagacctaatcagctgacCATCTCAGACGCTGAAACCAAGACCCCGGCGGCTCAATTCAGATCCTCAAGGATAGAGCTGGTTCAGTCACCGCGTGTGCCATTGACCCCACGTGCTGCATCATCGATATGCCGGAGACTAGAAAACGCGACGGCGCGTGAAGAACATGTCGAGTGTTTCAAGATTGTGAGTAAAATCAAGAACTTGGTAAGAGAAAGCGGAGAGACAAACAAGAAATGTTTGCTCCAAAACGGAGTCGTTTCGGCGTTGACTTCATGCTTCCAAAGATTCTCGTCCACGCGTGAGGAACAAGCGCGTCTGTTGGAGGAAGTCTTGTCTGTTCTAACTTATTGGTTGCCTCTGAGTCGAACAGAGGGTTTCACCAAGATGGGAACAACGGCTTCGCTTAACCGTCTCGTACAGTTCTTGAACGCTACAGACGCTAAAACGAGGCAAAACGCTGCCGTTTGCATCAGAGAGGTCATTGCAGTAGACAAGAAGTATGTCTATGCATTAACAGACATCGAAGGAGCTTGCGAAGGATTGATAAAGACCATCAGAGACTCTGTTTCGACGAAAGCATCTCTCATGGCGATCTATAGAGCTGTTTCGTGTGACGACAAGATCGCTGCAAAGTTCGTGAAGCTAGGCTTGGTCGCACTGATCGCAGAAATGATTATGAACAACGCGGAGAAAAGCGTTTGCGAGAGATGTCTAGTCGTTCTAAACGTTATATGCGACAACGAGCAAGGAAGAGAAGACGTTCTTAGAAACGCTTTGATCGTTCCTCTCCTAGTGAAGAAGATTCTACGCGTTTCGGATCTCGCAACGCAATGCTCTGTCTCCATTCTTTGGAAGCTATGGAGAAAGAACGGAGAAGATCATGTGTTGCTTGAAGCTCTTCAAGTTGGTGCGTTCGAGAAACTCTTAGTGGTTTTACAAGTAGGGTGCGAGGAGAAGACTAAAGAGAGAGCCAGCGAGCTGTTGCGGAATTTAAACCGATGTAGAAACGAGATCGAGAAGACTAACTGTCTCGATTCTTCGATGCGTTTGAAGAACGTGAAGAAATCATTTTAA
- the LOC106438955 gene encoding potassium channel SKOR produces MGGSSGNGVSYRSDGESDVELEDYEVDDDFRDGIVETRGDRFNPLTNFLGLDFAGGNGGKFTVINGIRDISRGSVIHPDNRCYKAWTTFILIWALYSSFFTPLEFGFFRGLPENLFILDIAGQIAFLVDIVLTFFVAYRDSRTYRMVYRRSSIALRYLKSSFVIDLLACMPWDIIYKAAGEKEEVRYLLLIRLYRVRRVILFFHKMEKDIRINYLFTRIVKLIFVELYCTHTAACIFYYLATTLPASQEGYTWIGSLKLGDYSYAKFREIDLWTRYTTSMYFAIVTMATVGYGDIHAVNMREMIFAMIYISFDMILGAYLIGNMTALIVKGSKTERFRDKMADIMKYMNRNKLSRNIRGQITGHLRLQYQSSYTEAAVLQDIPVSIRAKIAQTLYMPYIEKVPLFRGCSSEFINQIVIRLHEEFFLPGEVIMEQGSVVDQLYFVCHGVLEEIGTAKDGSEEIVSLLQPDNSFGEISILCNIPQPYTVRVSELCRILRLDKQSFMNILEIYFHDGRRILNNLLEGKESNIRIKQLESDITFHISKQEGELALKLNSAAFYGDLYQLKSLIRAGGDPNKTDYDGRSPLHLAASRGYEDITLYLIQESVDVNIKDKLGNTPLLEAIKNGNDRVAALLVKEGATLSIENAGTFLCTVVAKGDSDFLKRLLNNGIDPNSKDYDHRTPLHVAASEGLYLLAMQLVEAGANVLKKDRWGNTPLDEALGCGNKMLIKLLEDAKSSQMSSLPSSSKELKDRVYKKKCTVYSSHPNDAKETRRRGIVLWVPGSIEELVRTATEQLNVSEASCVLSEDEGKIIDVDLISDGQKLYLTVET; encoded by the exons ATGGGAGGCAGTAGCGGCAACGGAGTTTCGTACCGGAGCGACGGCGAATCCGACGTGGAGTTGGAGGATTACGAGGTGGACGATGACTTCAGAGATGGGATTGTAGAAACGCGAGGAGACAGATTCAACCCCCTCACGAacttcttagggttagatttcgCCGGAGGTAACGGCGGAAAGTTCACGGTCATTAACGGAATCAGAGATATCTCCAGAGGCTCCGTTATTCATCCCGATAACCG GTGCTACAAGGCGTGGACCACGTTCATACTGATATGGGCACTTTACTCTTCCTTCTTCACTCCACTAGAATTCGGATTCTTCAGGGGACTACCAGAGAATCTGTTCATCCTAGACATCGCGGGCCAGATCGCTTTCTTAGTCGATATTGTGCTAACATTCTTCGTGGCTTATAGAGATAGCAGAACTTACAGAATGGTCTATAGACGCAGTTCAATCGCTCTACG GTACTTAAAATCATCTTTTGTTATTGATTTACTTGCCTGCATGCCATGGGATATCATCTACAAG GCTGCAGGTGAAAAAGAAGAAGTGAGATACCTACTGTTGATAAGATTATATCGAGTTCGTAGAGTAATCCTATTTTTCCACAAAATGGAGAAAGATATAAGAATCAATTACCTTTTCACTAGAATCGTCAAGCTTATATTCGTTGAGCTCTATTGCACACACACCGCGGCTTGTATCTTCTATTACTTGGCCACCACGCTGCCTGCTTCTCAAGAAGGGTACACTTGGATTGGAAGTTTGAAACTGGGAGACTACAGTTACGCTAAGTTTAGAGAGATCGATCTCTGGACTCGGTACACTACTTCTATGTACTTTGCAATTGTCACTATGGCAACTGTTG GTTATGGAGACATACACGCAGTTAATATGAGGGAAATGATATTTGCGATGATCTACATATCATTCGACATGATTCTAGGGGCTTACTTGATCGGTAACATGACAGCTTTGATAGTAAAAGGTTCAAAAACAGAGAGATTCAGGGATAAGATGGCGGATATTATGAAGTATATGAACCGAAACAAACTCAGTAGAAACATCCGTGGTCAGATCACTGGACATTTACGGTTGCAGTACCAAAGTAGCTATACCGAGGCAGCTGTTCTTCAAGACATACCTGTCTCTATCCGCGCCAAG ATTGCACAAACTTTATACATGCCGTACATCGAGAAGGTTCCTCTCTTCCGTGGCTGCTCATCTGAGTTCATTAACCAGATT GTTATAAGACTTCATGAAGAGTTCTTTCTCCCTGGAGAAGTTATCATGGAACAAGGAAGCGTTGTGGATCAACTCTACTTTGTTTGTCACGGTGTATTG GAGGAGATAGGTACAGCTAAGGATGGATCTGAAGAGATAGTATCACTTCTTCAACCAGATAACTCTTTTGGAGAGATATCAATCCTCTGCAACATTCCTCAGCCTTACACAGTCCGAGTTTCCGAGCTGTGTCGGATTTTAAGGCTAGATAAACAGTCTTTCATGAACATTCTCGAGATATATTTCCACGACGGACGGAGGATTCTCAACAATCTTCTTGAAGGGAAAGAATCAAATATCCGGATTAAGCAGCTGGAATCAGATATAACCTTCCATATTAGTAAACAAGAGGGAGAGCTAGCTTTGAAGTTGAACAGTGCTGCTTTCTACGGTGATCTTTACCAGCTTAAGAGCTTGATTCGAGCTGGAGGTGACCCCAATAAAACAGATTATGATGGAAGATCGCCTTTG CATCTTGCAGCCTCTAGAGGATATGAAGACATTACATTGTATCTTATCCAAGAATCAGTAGatgtaaatataaaagataaactaGGGAACACGCCGTTACTAGAAGCAATTAAGAACGGGAATGATCGCGTCGCGGCGTTGCTTGTGAAAGAAGGTGCAACGTTGAGTATAGAGAACGCAGGGACTTTCCTTTGCACGGTGGTCGCGAAAGGAGACAGCGATTTCTTGAAACGGCTTCTCAACAACGGCATTGATCCAAACTCTAAAGATTATGATCACAGGACACCTCTCCACGTTGCTGCTTCTGAAGGATTGTATCTATTGGCAATGCAGTTGGTAGAAGCAGGTGCGAATGTTCTTAAAAAAGACAG ATGGGGCAATACTCCTTTAGATGAAGCCCTAGGTTGTGGTAACAAGATGTTAATAAAGTTACTAGAAGACGCTAAGAGTTCACAGATGTCTTCGCTTCCAAGTAGCTCCAAAGAGCTCAAAG ATAGAGTATATAAGAAGAAATGTACAGTGTATTCTTCACATCCAAACGATgcaaaagaaacaagaagacGTGGGATTGTGTTGTGGgttcctggaagcatagaggaGCTTGTGAGAACTGCAACAGAACAGTTGAATGTTTCTGAAGCTTCTTGTGTATTGTCTGAAGATGAAGGTAAAATTATTGATGTAGATTTGATTAGTGATGGACAAAAACTGTATCTGACTGTTGAAACATAG